Proteins from a single region of Lasioglossum baleicum chromosome 1, iyLasBale1, whole genome shotgun sequence:
- the LOC143212722 gene encoding mitochondrial carnitine/acylcarnitine carrier protein-like, whose product MPQESTLKYLIAGGVGGIFTVLTGHPLDTVKVLMQTKPNHYKGTWDALRKVMSQEGSISLYKGVMAPLLTVVPVFAVGFLGYGYGKDLVSEPDQEQLTGPQVLFAGLISGASTTIITVPAERIKCLLQLQVDHARYNGFMDCGIKLWKHGGIRNLYVGTTATFLRDVPATGLYFFAYEEIMRAVVNDSDNVTWQPLLAGGCAGVINWVVSMPFDTMKSKMQTASLGKYPQGLRSVYVDITRKDGFVGLYRGISPVLIRAFPANAACFWVYEICMSLLDKYVSWL is encoded by the exons ATGCCCCAGGAGAGTACCCTAAAATATCTGATAG CTGGTGGGGTCGGCGGAATCTTTACAGTGTTGACTGGACATCCATTGGATACAGTTAAGGTTCTAATGCAAACCAAGCCGAATCATTACAAAGGCACATGGGACGCCTTAAGAAAAGTCATGTCGCAGGAGGGATCAATTAGTTTATACAAG GGTGTAATGGCGCCCCTTCTAACAGTCGTGCCGGTTTTCGCCGTTGGTTTTCTCGGTTATGGATACGGTAAAGATCTCGTTTCCGAACCAGATCAAGAACAACTTACTGGCCCGCAAGTTTTGTTCGCAGGATTAATTAGTGGCGCAAGTACGACGATTATCACCGTTCCGGCGGAACGTAtcaaatgtttattgcaactgcAG GTGGACCATGCTAGATACAATGGTTTTATGGATTGTGGGATAAAACTGTGGAAACATGGCGGTATTCGAAATCTGTACGTCGGCACCACTGCAACCTTTCTCCGCGACGTACCTGCCACAGGACTCTATTTCTTCGCGTACGAGGAAATCATGCGAGCGGTCGTCAACGATTCTGACAAT GTAACATGGCAGCCGCTTTTAGCAGGGGGTTGCGCAGGTGTAATTAACTGGGTGGTCTCGATGCCGTTTGATACCATGAAGTCAAAGATGCAGACGGCCTCTTTAGGAAAGTATCCCCAAGGATTGAGGTCTGTTTACGTGGACATAACGAGGAAAGATGGGTTTGTCGGTCTTTATCGAGGGATCTCACCTGTCCTGATTCGCGCTTTTCCTGCAAATGCAGCCTGCTTCTGGGTATATGAGATCTGCATGTCATTATTAGACAAATACGTGTCTTGGCTATGA
- the LOC143212704 gene encoding SREBP regulating gene protein encodes MPNCGGLFRIIRRRLVLGLIFALSLTYCAFSLFRSERKTLALDNDLDDMDAMMVNDNNDDLISDDEVLLDELRVSGKPPPWQATLDQETNDNGLNVEAISNLNDSEVVAQHCRNSVQGKALIVDERGIVCGRQDILPNGCCNIEEKSLKNEEVLVTKRERYSCKTCNAQGCCAIYEYCVSCCLHPGKQIKGRRDMLLGLSRDNNKVHRDQDVVKKRLRNLDRFQICLAACRTSSASVRHENTYKDPHSKHCYTLQPPYAHQRHRRDTDTINNNGGNTVVVASFSVMPLLTLLPPLCLIVYPSNESILLPCKYYVSALMNYYSHVQPP; translated from the exons ATGCCGAATTGCGGTGGTCTGTTCAGGATCATTAGACGCCGCCTCGTACTTGGACTGATCTTCGCTTTGTCTCTTACCTACTGCGCCTTTTCGTTATTTCGTAGTGAG AGGAAAACGTTAGCTTTAGATAATGACTTGGACGATATGGATGCTATGATGGTCAACGACAATAACGACGACTTGATCTCAGACGACGAGGTACTACTGGACGAGTTGAGAGTGTCCGGTAAGCCACCGCCGTGGCAGGCAACTCTCGATCAAGAGACGAATGACAATGGGTTAAACGTAGAGGCGATATCTAACTTAAATGACAGCGAGGTTGTGGCTCAGCATTGTCGCAATTCTGTTCAG GGAAAAGCACTGATAGTGGATGAGCGGGGTATCGTATGCGGTAGACAAGATATTTTGCCGAACGGCTGTTGTAACATAGAAGAAAAAAGTCTGAAGAACGAAGAGGTCCTCGTTACGAAGAGAGAGAGGTACAGTTGCAAGACCTGCAACGCGCAAGGGTGCTGTGCGATTTACGAGTACTGTGTGTCCTGCTGCTTACACCCTGGCAAG CAAATAAAGGGCAGACGGGACATGCTGTTAGGGTTGTCGAGGGACAACAACAAGGTGCACAGGGACCAAGATGTCGTGAAGAAACGCCTCCGCAATCTGGACCGTTTCCAAATTTGTCTCGCCGCGTGTCGCACTTCGAGCGCCAGCGTTCGCCACGAGAACACCTACAAAGATCCACATTCGAAGCATTGTTACACGCTCCAGCCGCCGTACGCTCATCAAAGACACCGGCGTGATACCGatacgataaataataatgGCGGCAACACTGTTGTCGTTGCATCTTTTTCTGTCATGCCGTTATTGACCCTTCTACCTCCTCTCTGCCTAATCGTCTATCCGAGCAACGAGTCGATCCTACTGCCGTGCAAATATTACGTCTCGGCCTTGATGAACTATTACTCCCACGTGCAACCACCATGA